The proteins below come from a single Nocardiopsis gilva YIM 90087 genomic window:
- the pglZ gene encoding BREX-2 system phosphatase PglZ — MASPTQPQEATTRPPALVLGRRILEARLDAEADRLPGHRLVLVHGRYEPGAPTQFPVLVGAGEKAVTRRVTVIEQNSVLGIADSWHTHEAAASAPEAANGERLLVVVTQVPEAALGWDLLGYAVRNRVLSVDRAEIVQRRCGAARLDPRIRTEPWLVDALLDAEPRDGWPQVGGVLTRDTAMRFLVQARLGLDASDRAAETPPDADALLAWSRTAGGPDRFAALDEAERTEITEWLVSVAGAAVRPLLDLAASRRAQDAMPLGVVASAMNGPSGSASAETAMTIGALFGQRRVDLGNLQAFTTAVEGTLTRWLADARGFGQHRTRLNDQAMDVLHRADALAGEAGLTSALVSSAYLPSAFENRMAALGSALRGASRDAEHALDRVKEHWLAPLRASRVRTAEAAVRLLRRLEQPAPAPGSAADGLQRHLADWGWMDAALTVLWPGDPDADAALAAAYQDVCDRAVQARAEADEVFAERLSGWARTAHTLAPGGCLLVEDVLAEVAAPLRKKDKHGETAPLVLLVDGMSSAVATGLAQELAARSGWVEAGRRKDVRDAAAAVIPSVTRLSRSSLLAGKLTAGGQSVEKEGFAAFWAGRKDPDAVLFHKAEIAGTAGKRLSDELQYALAGKSAVGVVLNTVDDSLDKAAQGDRTGWRIADVTFLDELLGAARSYGRPVVIVSDHGHVLERGDLDSAPSPTGRNEASAARWRTGTAAGDGEMLLSGPRVLEGDGPEGNRRVVVPWREDIRYTQRKGGYHGGASLAEMTVPVLVFLPSSELLPAGWSLLAPERVTPTWWETQRLGAAGSDGGRMPAAGAPAPTEVDAQPAVSGVRAQHGPRASQAVGTGSSQRAVHGSGRADSSSAPATPTGGPSVAGQGEGASAGPLGTAAQHPAAADGKSGAPHSSSPSLGSKIVESAVFREQRKFVRRGPKSPQVSAAIDALAAADGTLSTTGVAAAAGFPPARAGGLMVMLQRLLNVEGYPVLEFVDGGARLKLNTGLARQQFQVDAE; from the coding sequence ATGGCCTCGCCGACGCAACCGCAGGAGGCAACCACGCGGCCGCCCGCTCTGGTCCTCGGGCGCCGGATCCTCGAAGCGCGGCTCGACGCCGAGGCCGATCGACTGCCGGGGCATCGGCTCGTCCTCGTCCACGGGCGCTACGAGCCGGGCGCCCCGACCCAGTTCCCCGTTCTCGTTGGTGCCGGCGAGAAAGCGGTGACGCGCCGCGTCACCGTCATCGAGCAGAACTCGGTGCTTGGTATCGCCGACAGCTGGCACACGCACGAGGCCGCGGCCTCAGCTCCGGAGGCGGCGAACGGGGAGCGCCTTCTGGTCGTCGTCACACAGGTGCCTGAGGCCGCCCTCGGCTGGGACCTGCTCGGCTACGCCGTGCGTAACCGTGTCCTCAGTGTTGACCGCGCCGAGATCGTGCAGCGGAGATGCGGCGCGGCGCGGCTCGACCCGCGAATTCGCACCGAGCCGTGGCTGGTCGACGCCCTGCTGGACGCCGAACCCCGGGACGGGTGGCCGCAGGTGGGCGGCGTGCTTACCCGGGATACCGCGATGCGCTTCTTGGTCCAGGCCCGGCTCGGGCTGGATGCGTCCGACCGGGCCGCCGAGACGCCGCCCGACGCGGACGCGCTCCTCGCCTGGTCGCGCACGGCCGGAGGGCCGGATCGCTTCGCCGCACTCGACGAAGCGGAACGCACCGAGATCACCGAGTGGCTGGTCAGCGTCGCCGGTGCGGCGGTGCGGCCGCTGCTGGACCTGGCCGCCTCCCGCCGTGCGCAGGACGCGATGCCGCTTGGTGTGGTGGCCTCCGCGATGAACGGGCCGTCCGGGTCGGCTTCGGCGGAGACGGCGATGACCATCGGCGCCCTGTTCGGACAACGCCGCGTCGACCTGGGTAACCTGCAGGCGTTCACCACGGCTGTGGAAGGCACCCTCACCCGCTGGCTCGCTGACGCCCGCGGGTTCGGGCAGCACCGCACCCGGCTCAACGATCAGGCCATGGACGTGCTGCACCGGGCCGACGCCCTCGCGGGGGAGGCCGGGCTCACCAGTGCCCTGGTGTCCAGCGCCTACCTCCCCTCCGCCTTCGAGAACCGCATGGCAGCGCTCGGCAGCGCGCTGCGAGGTGCGTCGCGGGACGCCGAGCACGCCCTCGACCGCGTCAAGGAGCACTGGCTCGCCCCCTTGAGGGCGAGCCGCGTCCGCACGGCCGAGGCCGCGGTCCGGCTACTGCGCCGCCTGGAGCAGCCCGCCCCGGCTCCGGGCTCGGCGGCCGACGGGTTGCAGCGCCATCTCGCCGACTGGGGGTGGATGGACGCTGCCCTCACCGTGCTGTGGCCGGGCGACCCGGATGCCGACGCGGCCCTCGCAGCGGCCTACCAGGACGTCTGCGATCGGGCCGTACAGGCGCGAGCCGAGGCCGACGAGGTGTTCGCCGAGCGGCTTTCCGGATGGGCGCGCACAGCCCACACCCTCGCGCCCGGGGGGTGCCTGCTCGTCGAGGATGTCCTCGCGGAGGTCGCCGCGCCTCTGCGTAAGAAGGACAAGCACGGCGAGACCGCGCCGCTGGTCCTGCTGGTGGACGGGATGAGCAGCGCCGTCGCCACGGGCCTGGCCCAGGAGCTGGCGGCGCGTAGCGGCTGGGTGGAGGCCGGCCGCCGCAAGGACGTCCGCGACGCGGCGGCGGCGGTCATTCCCTCCGTGACCCGCCTCAGTAGGTCCTCCCTGCTGGCCGGGAAGCTCACGGCCGGAGGGCAGTCGGTGGAGAAGGAAGGGTTCGCCGCGTTCTGGGCCGGGCGCAAGGATCCGGACGCCGTGCTGTTCCACAAGGCGGAGATCGCGGGGACAGCGGGAAAGCGGCTGTCGGACGAGCTGCAGTATGCGCTGGCGGGGAAGTCCGCTGTGGGCGTCGTACTCAACACCGTCGACGACTCCCTGGACAAGGCCGCGCAGGGAGACCGCACGGGCTGGCGCATCGCCGATGTCACCTTCCTGGACGAACTCCTGGGGGCGGCCCGCTCCTACGGCCGTCCGGTGGTCATCGTCTCCGACCACGGCCACGTGCTGGAACGGGGCGACCTCGACTCCGCGCCATCACCGACAGGCAGGAACGAGGCGAGCGCGGCCCGCTGGCGCACGGGAACGGCTGCAGGCGACGGCGAGATGCTGCTGTCCGGGCCGCGGGTTCTGGAAGGCGATGGTCCGGAGGGCAACCGCAGGGTCGTCGTGCCCTGGCGTGAGGACATCCGCTACACCCAGCGCAAGGGCGGGTACCACGGCGGGGCCTCGCTCGCGGAGATGACCGTGCCGGTCCTGGTGTTTCTCCCGTCCAGTGAGCTGCTGCCCGCGGGATGGTCGCTCCTCGCTCCCGAGCGGGTGACCCCCACGTGGTGGGAGACGCAGCGGCTGGGTGCGGCGGGCTCGGATGGAGGTCGGATGCCCGCGGCTGGCGCCCCCGCCCCGACCGAAGTGGACGCCCAGCCCGCTGTTTCCGGCGTCCGGGCCCAGCATGGCCCTCGGGCGTCCCAAGCAGTCGGCACAGGAAGCAGCCAGAGGGCAGTGCACGGCAGCGGACGTGCCGACTCGTCCTCCGCGCCCGCCACGCCCACCGGAGGACCCTCCGTCGCCGGTCAGGGTGAGGGAGCATCCGCCGGGCCGCTGGGTACGGCGGCACAGCACCCCGCCGCCGCGGATGGGAAATCCGGGGCACCACACAGTTCCTCTCCCTCGCTGGGGAGCAAGATCGTGGAGTCGGCCGTGTTTCGGGAACAGCGGAAGTTCGTCCGCCGGGGCCCCAAGAGCCCCCAGGTCAGCGCCGCCATCGACGCGCTCGCCGCAGCCGATGGGACCCTGTCGACCACGGGCGTGGCGGCGGCGGCCGGCTTCCCCCCCGCCCGCGCCGGCGGGCTCATGGTGATGCTGCAGCGCCTCCTCAACGTGGAGGGGTATCCCGTTCTGGAGTTCGTCGACGGCGGGGCCAGGCTGAAGCTCAACACCGGCCTTGCCCGACAGCAGTTCCAGGTGGACGCTGAATGA
- the pglX gene encoding BREX-2 system adenine-specific DNA-methyltransferase PglX, translating into MASRGAEQGGLLKDLRTQVKRLEDDLRPQSEDVAEFKSALEDEYSKAREAGRIAVTYGVWRDERITQVAAAWVLGTLFVRFCEDNGLIEHPWIAGPGDRLELAEARHSAFFQERPDLNDRDWLIAAFGHLSECHPTAAGLFDRSHNPLWQVTPSYEAASELLKFWRRIGPDGEIVHDFTDDDLDTRFLGDLYQDLSEHARKTYALLQTPEFVEEFILDLTLDPAIEEFGIEPELEIKDGSGNVEWHHVGLRTIDPACGSGHFLLGLFKRLLNKHRGEAGPGVDDWKLIRKALDSVHGCDKNPFAVSIARFRILVEVLKESGIRRMDRARVFPINVAVGDSLLHGRGQESVTSDLFSSEKIGMFAFETEDVWDYSKRIDLLGAGSYHVVVANPPYITVKDKKENQNYRRAYFACSGGYSLSVPFAQRIFGLAVRVAGTERRAGFTGQITANSFMKREFGKVLIESYFHGGPYKHPVTNRRRDFTGVDLTHVIDTSGAYIPGHGTPTVIIAGRNRVASQREAVRAVLGVQGEPEQPEDPSKGLVWRAIIEQVDSPGGGSAWVTVEDVGRSRFAKHPWSLSGGGANSVLEVIERASSQRLNSLGVDLGFVAITGEDEVFLVPGDYVNRLQKLDSRPLVQGENVRDYSVSHELDAIWSHAPGPLIGSPHPRSRMYRHFWPYRENLLQRKRFGIPVADISGMLWTDVRELYPRRFYSDRYLVYPFVATHNHFSLVREQSICIRTAPVVKLSGDATEEDYIRLLGILNSSTACFWLKQVCQGKGNRGGERSTGRWEWEEYYEFTGTKLQDFPLPAELPLELGGVLDSLAGELASTDPSAIVAKCCPSRESLDVARRSHRKIRRRMIALQEESDWRVYRLYGFLSDSESIDVSAADIDEVPEVELGERAFEIVLARRVAAGGDGREWFDRHGSTPITEIPSHWPDWYRDIVQRRIDVIESRRDIELIERPECKRRWSSESWKKKEREALRSWLLDRCEDRDLWFHERQGLEGVPRPMTVADLADAIASSPNGPDVMSVAELYAADHRERPDVRLVDVLREIVADQHVPYLSGLRYKDSGLRKREQWEDTWEKQREEDKTGQRLDIPVPPKYTSADFRKQSYWSNRGKLDVSKERFVSYPDAGPASDPTLVLGWAGWDHKEQAEALMHLVEDRVEQDDWSTEQVTPLLAGLLELLPWIKQWHSDYDEVWEGTPAEQVEQWLADQRDRFQVTDGDLRSWRPAPARRGRKASSA; encoded by the coding sequence GTGGCGAGCCGGGGTGCTGAACAGGGCGGACTCCTGAAGGACCTGCGTACGCAGGTCAAGCGACTTGAGGACGACCTGCGCCCTCAGAGCGAAGACGTCGCCGAGTTCAAGTCAGCTCTTGAAGACGAGTACTCGAAGGCTCGCGAGGCGGGCCGCATCGCCGTCACCTATGGTGTGTGGCGCGACGAGCGGATTACCCAGGTGGCAGCTGCATGGGTTCTGGGCACGCTCTTCGTCCGCTTCTGCGAAGACAATGGACTGATCGAGCATCCGTGGATCGCGGGTCCAGGGGACCGGCTGGAGCTTGCCGAAGCCCGGCACTCCGCGTTCTTCCAGGAGAGGCCGGATCTCAACGACCGCGACTGGCTAATCGCAGCCTTTGGGCACCTGTCTGAGTGCCACCCGACCGCTGCGGGGCTCTTCGACCGCAGTCACAACCCTCTCTGGCAGGTCACCCCGAGCTACGAGGCTGCCAGTGAGCTGCTGAAGTTCTGGCGTCGCATCGGTCCGGATGGTGAAATCGTCCACGACTTCACCGACGATGACCTCGACACCAGGTTCCTGGGTGACCTCTACCAGGACCTGAGCGAGCATGCTCGGAAGACGTACGCGCTCCTGCAGACTCCGGAGTTCGTAGAGGAGTTCATTCTCGACCTCACTCTTGACCCAGCGATCGAAGAATTCGGGATCGAACCTGAGCTGGAGATCAAGGATGGGTCCGGCAACGTGGAGTGGCACCACGTCGGCCTTCGCACCATCGATCCAGCCTGCGGAAGCGGCCACTTCCTGCTCGGCTTGTTCAAGCGGCTGCTAAATAAACACCGAGGTGAGGCGGGGCCAGGAGTGGACGACTGGAAACTCATCCGTAAGGCTCTGGACTCTGTACACGGATGTGACAAGAACCCCTTCGCTGTGAGTATCGCCCGTTTCCGGATTCTGGTGGAAGTGCTGAAGGAGTCTGGAATCCGAAGGATGGATCGGGCGCGTGTATTTCCTATCAATGTTGCCGTCGGCGACTCATTGCTGCATGGGCGAGGCCAGGAGTCGGTGACGAGCGATCTCTTCTCTTCTGAGAAAATAGGGATGTTCGCTTTTGAGACCGAGGACGTGTGGGACTACTCCAAGCGCATTGACCTGCTCGGGGCGGGTAGCTATCACGTAGTGGTGGCAAACCCACCGTACATTACGGTCAAGGATAAGAAGGAGAACCAGAATTATCGACGGGCATACTTTGCTTGCTCGGGTGGTTATTCTTTGTCGGTTCCATTTGCTCAGCGAATATTTGGTCTGGCTGTTCGGGTTGCTGGGACGGAGCGGCGTGCGGGGTTTACTGGCCAAATCACAGCAAATTCCTTCATGAAGCGCGAATTTGGTAAAGTTCTGATTGAGTCCTATTTTCATGGGGGCCCATATAAGCATCCTGTCACCAATAGAAGGCGAGACTTTACTGGTGTTGACTTGACGCATGTCATCGACACCTCGGGGGCTTATATACCTGGCCACGGAACGCCGACGGTCATTATTGCTGGGCGGAATAGGGTGGCTTCTCAACGCGAAGCGGTGCGCGCAGTTCTGGGAGTTCAAGGTGAACCGGAGCAGCCAGAGGATCCGAGCAAGGGTCTTGTATGGCGCGCCATTATCGAACAGGTGGATAGTCCGGGGGGTGGATCAGCATGGGTCACCGTTGAGGATGTAGGCCGCAGTCGTTTTGCTAAGCACCCATGGTCTTTGAGTGGTGGTGGAGCAAATAGCGTACTAGAAGTAATCGAAAGAGCGTCCTCGCAGCGGCTAAATTCTTTGGGGGTGGACCTGGGTTTTGTTGCGATTACAGGGGAAGATGAGGTATTTCTAGTTCCAGGCGATTATGTGAATCGATTGCAAAAATTGGATTCGCGTCCGCTGGTGCAGGGGGAAAATGTTCGCGACTATTCCGTATCCCATGAACTGGATGCCATTTGGTCGCATGCTCCTGGACCCCTGATCGGTTCACCTCATCCCCGGAGCAGGATGTATCGCCACTTCTGGCCGTATCGGGAGAACCTGCTGCAGCGTAAGAGGTTCGGTATTCCTGTCGCTGATATAAGTGGGATGCTGTGGACAGATGTTCGCGAATTGTATCCTCGCCGATTTTATTCAGATCGCTATCTTGTTTACCCTTTCGTGGCGACTCACAATCACTTTTCGCTGGTGCGCGAACAGTCGATCTGTATTCGCACTGCACCGGTGGTTAAGCTGTCGGGAGATGCCACGGAAGAAGACTATATTCGGTTGCTGGGCATTTTGAACTCCTCCACTGCGTGCTTCTGGCTTAAGCAAGTGTGTCAGGGGAAGGGGAACAGGGGTGGAGAGCGCTCCACGGGGCGTTGGGAATGGGAGGAGTACTACGAATTCACTGGAACTAAACTTCAAGACTTTCCCCTTCCAGCTGAGCTCCCGCTGGAACTCGGTGGCGTGCTGGACTCGCTTGCAGGAGAACTTGCGTCGACTGATCCAAGTGCCATAGTTGCAAAATGCTGTCCTAGTCGGGAAAGTCTGGATGTTGCTCGTCGTTCCCATCGGAAAATACGGCGTCGGATGATTGCGCTGCAAGAGGAGTCTGACTGGCGGGTTTATCGCCTTTATGGATTTCTTTCCGATTCCGAATCCATTGATGTTTCTGCAGCTGACATTGATGAAGTCCCCGAAGTCGAGCTTGGCGAGCGGGCGTTTGAGATTGTCTTGGCCCGAAGGGTGGCCGCCGGTGGGGACGGCAGGGAGTGGTTCGACCGCCACGGCTCCACCCCCATCACCGAGATCCCCTCCCACTGGCCCGACTGGTACCGCGACATCGTGCAGCGGCGCATCGATGTGATCGAGTCCCGCCGCGACATCGAGCTCATCGAGCGTCCCGAGTGCAAGCGGCGATGGTCTTCGGAATCTTGGAAAAAGAAGGAGCGGGAAGCACTCCGCTCTTGGCTATTGGATCGGTGCGAGGATCGCGACCTCTGGTTCCACGAACGTCAGGGCCTCGAAGGGGTGCCCCGCCCCATGACCGTCGCGGACCTGGCCGACGCCATCGCCTCTAGCCCAAACGGTCCCGACGTCATGTCCGTCGCCGAGCTTTACGCTGCCGACCACCGCGAAAGGCCGGACGTCCGCCTCGTCGACGTGCTTCGTGAGATCGTCGCCGACCAGCACGTTCCCTACCTGTCCGGCCTGCGTTACAAGGACTCCGGCCTGCGCAAACGGGAGCAGTGGGAGGACACCTGGGAGAAGCAGCGGGAAGAGGACAAGACCGGCCAACGCCTGGACATCCCCGTTCCGCCCAAGTACACCTCGGCCGACTTCCGGAAGCAGTCCTACTGGTCCAACCGGGGCAAGCTCGACGTTTCCAAGGAGCGCTTCGTCTCCTACCCCGACGCTGGACCCGCCTCCGACCCCACGCTCGTCCTTGGCTGGGCGGGCTGGGACCACAAGGAGCAGGCCGAGGCGCTGATGCACCTCGTCGAAGATCGGGTCGAGCAGGACGACTGGTCGACCGAACAGGTCACGCCGCTCCTCGCTGGATTGCTCGAACTACTGCCCTGGATCAAGCAGTGGCACTCGGACTACGACGAGGTCTGGGAGGGCACTCCAGCCGAGCAGGTCGAGCAGTGGCTGGCTGATCAGCGCGATCGGTTCCAGGTCACCGATGGCGATCTACGTTCCTGGAGGCCCGCGCCTGCTCGTCGCGGCCGCAAGGCATCCTCCGCCTGA
- a CDS encoding DUF397 domain-containing protein produces MANVFPHQPDLKFRKSSYSDRNNCVEVADLANGAAVRDSQQPESGYLAFPSHEVVAFITSTKRDTL; encoded by the coding sequence ATGGCTAACGTGTTCCCACACCAACCGGACCTCAAGTTCCGGAAGTCGAGCTACAGCGATCGCAACAACTGCGTCGAGGTAGCTGATCTCGCCAACGGTGCTGCTGTCCGCGACTCACAGCAGCCCGAGTCCGGCTACCTAGCGTTCCCCTCACACGAGGTGGTCGCCTTCATCACCAGCACCAAGCGGGACACCTTGTAG